In the genome of Telluria beijingensis, one region contains:
- a CDS encoding DUF4198 domain-containing protein, whose protein sequence is MKHRIALTPLVLALGIAATPAQAHDAWNEARGAGYAVVFGHDGKLEEYAPAKVKELVAVDAAGAPLKLAQTAAPGGVTFTVAGKPALVTLTYDNGFWTKTTEGQKNQPKNEVAGALSASHAIKFGKTVYAWGPAATRPRGQDLEIVPLGASAPVAGKPVEVQVLWQGKPLAGATVTRVVGGPEVSAQSDAAGKAALPALAGKQVISVSHKQDLKNDLQADVLSTSANLVFVAQ, encoded by the coding sequence ATGAAACATCGCATTGCACTCACCCCCCTGGTCCTGGCCCTCGGCATCGCCGCCACGCCCGCCCAGGCGCACGACGCCTGGAACGAGGCGCGCGGCGCCGGCTATGCCGTGGTGTTCGGCCACGACGGCAAGCTCGAAGAATACGCCCCCGCCAAGGTCAAGGAACTGGTGGCGGTGGACGCCGCCGGCGCGCCGCTCAAGCTGGCGCAGACCGCCGCCCCGGGCGGCGTGACCTTCACCGTGGCCGGCAAGCCGGCCCTGGTCACGCTGACCTACGATAACGGCTTCTGGACCAAGACCACCGAAGGCCAGAAGAACCAGCCGAAGAACGAAGTCGCCGGCGCCCTCAGCGCCTCGCATGCGATCAAGTTCGGCAAGACCGTGTACGCCTGGGGCCCGGCCGCCACCCGTCCGCGCGGCCAGGACCTGGAAATCGTGCCGCTCGGCGCCAGCGCGCCGGTGGCCGGCAAGCCGGTCGAAGTGCAGGTGCTGTGGCAGGGTAAGCCGCTGGCCGGCGCCACCGTCACCCGCGTCGTCGGCGGCCCCGAAGTGTCGGCGCAGAGCGATGCCGCGGGCAAGGCGGCGCTTCCCGCGCTGGCCGGCAAGCAGGTGATCAGCGTGAGCCACAAGCAGGACCTGAAGAACGATCTACAGGCCGACGTGTTGTCGACCTCGGCCAACCTGGTGTTCGTGGCCCAATGA
- a CDS encoding chromate transporter, with amino-acid sequence MDSSVDTERVAAAQESTQKLPQVSLKALFFCFIQVGLTSFGGGTQAWVYRAVVEERQWLDEKAFLAGLTVSQILPGANPVNLALYVGQRLRGGIGALVATLGMVVPAICVVLAVAAIYSHISAYPLTQFMLLGIATVGIGATFAAGTKAALRIERKPVAIAIGIATFVAVGVFHWSMIPVVGVLAPLSIVLALRRPHD; translated from the coding sequence TTGGACTCATCGGTCGACACGGAGCGCGTGGCCGCGGCGCAGGAATCCACGCAAAAGCTGCCTCAGGTCTCGCTCAAGGCGCTGTTCTTCTGCTTCATCCAGGTCGGCCTGACGTCGTTCGGCGGCGGCACCCAGGCCTGGGTATACCGCGCCGTGGTCGAAGAACGTCAATGGCTCGACGAAAAAGCCTTCCTGGCCGGCCTGACGGTGTCGCAGATCCTGCCGGGCGCGAACCCGGTCAACCTGGCCCTGTACGTCGGCCAGCGCCTGCGCGGCGGCATCGGGGCGCTGGTCGCGACCCTCGGCATGGTGGTGCCCGCGATCTGCGTGGTGCTGGCGGTGGCCGCGATCTATTCGCACATCTCGGCATACCCGCTGACCCAGTTCATGTTGCTCGGCATCGCCACGGTCGGCATCGGCGCGACCTTCGCCGCCGGCACCAAGGCCGCGCTGCGCATCGAGCGCAAGCCGGTTGCGATCGCGATCGGGATCGCCACCTTCGTCGCGGTGGGCGTGTTCCACTGGTCGATGATCCCGGTGGTCGGCGTGCTGGCGCCGCTGAGCATCGTGCTGGCGCTGCGGAGGCCGCATGACTAG
- a CDS encoding ABC transporter permease codes for MKRRAQFVAAIAFAWAGVAGAHEVQHEIAPGAAVVVRLVYADGEPFAYEQYELFAKGREQPVQTGRTDYKGRVLFASDDTTSWRLRSFSADGHGVDLNFDARADAAAAPTAPVAADPGRAMRLLSGLAVILVTFAALALLLRRRRPA; via the coding sequence ATGAAGCGCCGCGCGCAATTCGTCGCGGCCATCGCCTTCGCCTGGGCTGGCGTGGCGGGCGCCCACGAGGTCCAGCACGAGATCGCCCCGGGAGCCGCGGTGGTCGTGCGCCTGGTGTATGCCGACGGCGAACCCTTCGCCTACGAACAGTACGAGCTGTTCGCCAAGGGGCGCGAACAGCCGGTGCAGACCGGTCGCACCGACTACAAGGGCCGGGTGCTGTTCGCGTCCGACGACACCACCTCGTGGCGCCTGCGCAGCTTTTCGGCCGATGGCCATGGCGTCGACCTGAACTTCGACGCCCGGGCCGACGCTGCGGCGGCGCCGACGGCGCCGGTGGCCGCCGACCCGGGCCGCGCCATGCGCCTGCTGTCCGGGCTGGCGGTAATCCTGGTCACGTTCGCCGCGCTGGCGCTGCTGCTGCGGCGCCGGAGACCTGCATGA
- a CDS encoding TonB-dependent receptor, with translation MELKKKRMMLLIGAALAGAGAGVHAEEAAMSVIVVKGQGLATDTSPFTVNVIEQETIRERHVSQLQELYREVPGISIRGLGLGGVADSINMRGFTGGGHGGDIGMAIDGVSLNESMSHADGYADQNVIIPLEVERMTVYKGPSSVLYGNYSRAGTIAVESRKGGEYRDIDVKIGSHATRDVQAAIGTRMGNVQGNFAVQLFDTNGFREQSDTRRGTASGRLGFDLGGGTQLALSGRAHEGKWDSASYITGAQNADDDKRYDKDPNVQNDDGRKDFYTGRLDFSTPLTDELQLLAFASATHQSLSRSYTRPTTAVKWEQRLEAYERQVRGAGASLNGASQVGGRKLDWVAGVEGYRETSNYIFKDALLNGAETAVTTSGAKPYMNRDYLTRSVAAFAQAEWAYSELFRPALGVRYDRFTGNCSPAGVEIGTGAGNPCLRMAGYSHTSPKLGVRSRWSPQFETRVSLTEGFQLPSASARYSASGSAVDPTRIRQADAGLTFRPAKGAVVDLAVFRIKTYNEVRDLGGGNFENFGQTRRSGAELDLQYAVSSQMDLSAALTWIDTEVLQHANAAVVGTSVPNVPDRTATVRARYDFGAGWSADLAVQHGGGYPVTADNTARLGAFTTADLTVAWERNTSMGRQRFYAAVTNLTDRMYSTSSLVSAGLQLYAPAPPRGIQVGMSISL, from the coding sequence ATGGAATTGAAAAAGAAACGGATGATGCTGCTGATCGGCGCGGCGCTGGCCGGCGCCGGCGCCGGCGTTCACGCCGAGGAAGCGGCGATGTCGGTCATCGTGGTCAAGGGCCAGGGCCTGGCCACGGATACCTCGCCGTTCACCGTAAACGTGATCGAGCAGGAGACGATCCGCGAACGCCACGTGAGCCAGTTGCAGGAGCTGTACCGCGAGGTGCCCGGCATCTCGATCCGCGGCCTGGGGCTCGGCGGCGTCGCCGATTCGATCAATATGCGCGGCTTCACCGGCGGCGGGCATGGCGGCGACATCGGCATGGCGATCGACGGCGTCTCGCTCAACGAATCGATGTCGCATGCCGACGGCTATGCGGACCAGAACGTGATCATTCCGCTCGAGGTCGAGCGCATGACCGTGTACAAGGGACCGTCGTCCGTCCTGTACGGCAATTACAGCCGCGCCGGGACCATCGCGGTGGAATCGCGCAAGGGCGGCGAGTACCGCGACATCGACGTCAAGATCGGTTCGCACGCGACCCGCGACGTGCAGGCGGCAATCGGCACCCGCATGGGCAATGTGCAGGGCAACTTCGCGGTCCAGCTGTTCGACACCAATGGCTTCCGCGAGCAATCGGATACGCGCCGCGGCACCGCGTCGGGCCGCCTGGGCTTCGACCTGGGCGGCGGCACCCAGCTCGCGCTGTCGGGCCGGGCCCACGAGGGTAAATGGGATTCGGCCAGCTACATCACCGGCGCCCAGAACGCCGACGACGACAAGCGCTACGACAAGGACCCGAACGTCCAGAACGACGATGGCCGCAAGGATTTCTATACCGGCCGGCTCGACTTCAGCACGCCGCTCACGGACGAGCTGCAATTGCTGGCCTTCGCCTCGGCCACCCACCAGTCGCTGAGCCGCAGCTATACTCGGCCGACCACCGCGGTCAAGTGGGAGCAGCGCCTGGAAGCCTATGAACGCCAGGTGCGCGGCGCCGGCGCCAGCCTGAATGGCGCCAGCCAGGTCGGCGGGCGCAAGCTCGACTGGGTGGCCGGGGTAGAGGGCTACCGCGAAACGTCCAACTACATCTTCAAGGACGCCCTGCTGAACGGCGCCGAAACCGCAGTGACGACAAGCGGCGCCAAGCCCTACATGAACCGCGACTACCTGACCAGGTCGGTGGCGGCCTTCGCCCAGGCCGAATGGGCTTACAGCGAACTGTTCCGCCCCGCCCTGGGCGTGCGCTACGACCGCTTCACGGGCAATTGCAGCCCGGCCGGCGTGGAGATCGGCACCGGCGCCGGCAATCCCTGCCTGCGCATGGCGGGCTATTCCCACACCAGCCCCAAGCTGGGCGTGCGCTCGCGCTGGTCGCCGCAATTCGAGACGCGCGTCAGCCTGACGGAAGGCTTCCAGCTGCCATCCGCGTCCGCCCGCTACAGCGCCAGCGGAAGCGCGGTCGATCCGACCAGGATCCGCCAGGCCGATGCCGGGCTGACGTTCAGGCCGGCCAAGGGCGCAGTGGTCGACCTGGCGGTATTTCGCATTAAGACCTATAACGAGGTGCGCGACCTCGGTGGCGGCAACTTCGAGAACTTCGGCCAGACCCGGCGCTCCGGCGCCGAGCTCGACCTGCAGTACGCGGTGTCGTCGCAGATGGACCTGTCGGCGGCGCTGACCTGGATCGATACCGAGGTGCTGCAGCATGCCAACGCGGCGGTCGTCGGCACGTCGGTGCCCAATGTGCCGGACCGTACCGCGACGGTGCGCGCCCGCTACGACTTCGGCGCCGGCTGGTCGGCCGACCTCGCGGTCCAGCACGGAGGAGGGTATCCGGTGACGGCGGATAACACGGCCAGGCTGGGTGCATTCACCACCGCCGACCTGACCGTGGCCTGGGAACGCAACACCAGCATGGGGCGCCAGCGCTTCTACGCCGCCGTCACCAACCTGACCGACCGCATGTATTCCACCAGCTCACTGGTGAGCGCCGGCCTCCAGCTCTATGCACCGGCGCCGCCGCGCGGCATCCAGGTCGGCATGAGCATCAGCCTCTGA
- a CDS encoding chromate transporter gives MPRAGNVGLAELATVFLRIGSTSFGGMWAATQRLETELVHRTRWLAPEEQQALMVAATVIPAPKFLAFAGLVGFRLRSWPGGIVALLALATPGALFVLLGAMLLSPDTLGEPMVYVRRAVGIAIVGLLFGNSWHQLMNARLAGWRQAAGVALALAVALAAIAGVPLLLAAVAGFAVGALVLRPSGPSAR, from the coding sequence TTGCCCCGGGCCGGAAATGTCGGGCTGGCCGAACTGGCGACCGTGTTCCTGCGCATCGGATCTACCAGCTTCGGCGGCATGTGGGCCGCCACGCAGCGGCTCGAGACGGAACTGGTGCACCGCACGCGCTGGCTGGCGCCGGAAGAACAGCAGGCGTTGATGGTGGCTGCCACCGTGATCCCGGCGCCCAAGTTCCTCGCCTTCGCCGGCCTGGTCGGCTTTCGGCTGCGTTCCTGGCCGGGCGGCATCGTCGCCCTGCTCGCGCTGGCGACGCCGGGGGCGCTGTTCGTGCTGCTGGGGGCGATGCTGCTCAGTCCCGACACGCTGGGCGAGCCGATGGTCTACGTCAGGCGGGCGGTGGGCATTGCGATCGTCGGCCTGTTGTTCGGGAATAGCTGGCACCAGCTCATGAATGCCAGATTGGCAGGATGGCGCCAGGCTGCCGGGGTCGCGCTGGCCCTGGCCGTCGCGCTGGCGGCGATCGCGGGCGTGCCGCTGCTGCTGGCCGCGGTGGCCGGATTCGCCGTCGGCGCCCTGGTCCTGCGCCCGTCCGGACCAAGCGCGCGATGA
- a CDS encoding chromate transporter, translating to MTAEPVGVLEILAVVAVSCLFSLGGGNGPLAVVQDRWVGKGLLDPGLFAWAIALGYLSPGPKAGFLSGVGYYLYGVPGAAAAIAGLVLPTWIGSAGVSYGYRKLAPLIAAISLPAGFVIAGMIAAAAWDTAGPMALDKVEMAAAGMVAVAVAWRKPEPAFVVLGAALAGLGWYLLR from the coding sequence ATGACGGCCGAACCAGTCGGCGTGCTCGAGATCCTGGCGGTGGTCGCCGTCAGCTGCCTGTTCTCCCTCGGCGGCGGCAACGGGCCGCTGGCCGTCGTCCAGGACCGCTGGGTCGGCAAGGGCCTGCTGGATCCGGGCTTGTTCGCGTGGGCGATCGCGCTGGGCTACCTGAGCCCGGGCCCGAAGGCGGGATTCCTGTCGGGCGTCGGTTACTACCTGTACGGCGTGCCCGGCGCCGCGGCGGCCATCGCCGGCCTCGTCCTGCCGACCTGGATCGGCAGCGCGGGCGTCTCCTACGGCTACCGCAAGCTGGCGCCGCTCATCGCGGCGATCAGCCTGCCAGCCGGCTTCGTCATCGCCGGCATGATCGCGGCCGCGGCCTGGGACACGGCCGGACCGATGGCGCTGGACAAGGTGGAGATGGCGGCCGCCGGCATGGTTGCGGTGGCGGTCGCATGGCGCAAGCCCGAACCTGCCTTCGTCGTGCTGGGGGCGGCGCTGGCCGGGCTGGGGTGGTACTTGTTGCGCTGA
- a CDS encoding MFS transporter: MSEALPGGAPPSALAPLRNPVFRTLWGTWMAANVCMWMTDVAAAWMMTSLTDSPVWVALVQTAATLPVFVLGLPSGALADILDRRRYFMATQFWIAAVSSALCALVMAGLVTPVLLLAMLFANGIGLAMRWPVYAAIVPELVPRAQLPAALALNGVAMNTSRIIGPLVAGALIASAGSAWVFLLNAVLSVAAGLVIMRWKHAPAPSALGRERLPSAIRVGVQFVRQSQGMRAVLLRIGLFFFHSTALLALLPLVARGMQDGDAGTFTLLLAALGAGAIATTMFLPRLRQRMTRATMVLGGTLLQAGAMATVALTPSIYLAAPAMFVAGAGWIATANSLTVSAQLALPDWVRARGMSIYQMAIMGAGALGAALWGQVAAHSSVATSLLVAAVSGAAAMTLVHARRTERPEEDLSPAGEFRLPQMASPGPGRVEMTIEYCIDPARADEFHALMQESRRSRLRQGALAWTLLRDAGREGRYVERIVDESWAEHLRRLSRVTTADVALRERKHAFHIGPSEPLVRRFIDESTPSS, from the coding sequence GTGAGCGAGGCGCTTCCAGGCGGCGCGCCGCCGTCCGCGCTCGCGCCCCTGCGCAATCCGGTGTTCCGCACCCTGTGGGGCACCTGGATGGCGGCCAACGTCTGCATGTGGATGACCGACGTCGCCGCCGCCTGGATGATGACGTCGCTGACCGACTCGCCGGTCTGGGTGGCGCTGGTGCAGACTGCCGCCACCTTGCCGGTATTCGTGCTCGGCCTGCCGAGCGGCGCCCTGGCCGACATCCTCGACCGCCGCCGCTACTTCATGGCGACCCAGTTCTGGATCGCGGCCGTGTCCTCGGCGCTGTGCGCGCTGGTGATGGCGGGGCTGGTGACGCCGGTGCTGCTGCTGGCAATGCTGTTCGCCAACGGCATCGGCCTGGCGATGCGCTGGCCGGTGTATGCGGCGATCGTTCCCGAACTGGTGCCGCGCGCGCAGCTGCCGGCGGCGCTGGCGCTGAACGGCGTGGCGATGAATACGTCGCGCATCATCGGGCCGCTGGTCGCGGGTGCGCTGATCGCCAGCGCCGGCAGCGCCTGGGTGTTCCTGCTCAATGCGGTGCTGTCGGTCGCGGCCGGCCTGGTCATCATGCGCTGGAAGCATGCCCCGGCGCCAAGCGCGCTGGGGCGCGAGCGGCTGCCCAGCGCGATCCGGGTCGGCGTGCAGTTCGTGCGCCAGTCGCAGGGGATGCGCGCGGTCCTGCTGCGCATCGGATTGTTTTTCTTTCATTCGACCGCGCTGCTGGCGCTGCTGCCGCTGGTCGCGCGCGGCATGCAGGACGGCGATGCCGGCACCTTCACCCTGTTGCTGGCCGCGCTGGGCGCCGGCGCCATCGCCACGACCATGTTCCTGCCGCGCCTGCGCCAGCGGATGACGCGCGCGACGATGGTCCTGGGCGGCACGCTGCTGCAGGCCGGCGCGATGGCCACGGTGGCGCTGACGCCATCCATCTACCTCGCGGCGCCGGCCATGTTCGTCGCCGGCGCCGGCTGGATCGCGACCGCCAACTCGCTCACCGTCAGCGCCCAGCTCGCCCTGCCGGACTGGGTGCGGGCGCGAGGCATGTCGATCTACCAGATGGCGATCATGGGCGCCGGCGCGCTGGGCGCCGCCTTGTGGGGACAGGTGGCGGCCCACAGCAGCGTGGCGACCAGCCTGCTGGTGGCGGCGGTATCCGGCGCGGCCGCGATGACGCTGGTGCATGCGCGGCGCACCGAACGTCCGGAAGAAGACCTGAGCCCGGCCGGCGAATTCAGGCTGCCGCAGATGGCGTCGCCCGGGCCGGGAAGGGTCGAGATGACCATCGAATACTGCATCGATCCCGCTCGCGCGGATGAATTCCACGCCCTGATGCAGGAAAGCCGGCGCAGCCGGCTGCGCCAGGGCGCGCTGGCCTGGACGCTGCTGCGCGATGCCGGCCGCGAAGGGCGGTATGTCGAACGCATCGTCGACGAATCGTGGGCGGAGCACCTGCGCCGCCTGAGCCGCGTCACCACCGCCGACGTCGCGCTGCGCGAACGCAAGCACGCGTTCCACATCGGCCCTTCCGAGCCCCTGGTACGGCGTTTCATTGACGAATCCACGCCGTCGTCCTGA
- a CDS encoding Bug family tripartite tricarboxylate transporter substrate binding protein encodes MTIFHSRIALPALLAGASLLAAGAAQAAGNDAWPSKTVRLVVPYVPGGTSDTLGRVLATHLTESMKQTFIVENRGGAGGITGSAAVAKMAPDGYTLVISGVGSHAIAPSLPIKVPYDPMRNFTHIAVLGGPPNVLAVHPSVPAKDLKGFLAYARSQDGKLNYGSPGNGTQGHLFAENFMQITGIHMAHVPYKGANPAVSDLMAGHIQTLSTTLSTAAGQIRGGKARALAVSSEKRIADFPDVPTFAELGHPELVATTWFSLSGPAGLDPAIVQRLNTEVRRILKLPDVRKRLLAEGIEPNDLDPQQSTAYIASEIKRWAPVVKATGASVN; translated from the coding sequence ATGACAATCTTCCATTCCCGTATCGCCCTGCCCGCGCTGCTGGCGGGCGCATCGCTCCTGGCGGCCGGCGCCGCCCAGGCCGCCGGCAACGATGCCTGGCCCTCGAAGACGGTGCGCCTGGTGGTGCCGTACGTGCCGGGGGGCACCTCGGACACCCTCGGCCGCGTGCTCGCCACCCACCTCACAGAGAGCATGAAACAGACCTTCATCGTCGAGAACCGGGGTGGCGCCGGCGGCATCACCGGCTCGGCCGCGGTGGCGAAGATGGCGCCGGACGGCTATACGCTGGTGATCTCGGGCGTCGGTTCGCATGCCATCGCGCCTTCGCTGCCGATCAAGGTGCCGTACGACCCGATGCGCAACTTCACCCACATCGCCGTGTTGGGCGGGCCGCCGAACGTGCTGGCGGTGCACCCCAGCGTGCCGGCCAAGGACCTGAAGGGATTCCTGGCCTATGCCAGGTCGCAGGATGGAAAGCTCAACTACGGCTCGCCGGGCAACGGCACCCAGGGCCACCTGTTCGCCGAAAACTTCATGCAGATCACCGGCATCCACATGGCGCACGTGCCCTACAAGGGCGCCAATCCGGCGGTCTCGGACTTGATGGCCGGGCATATCCAGACCCTGTCGACCACCCTCAGCACGGCGGCGGGCCAGATCCGGGGCGGCAAGGCGCGCGCGCTGGCGGTGTCGTCCGAGAAGCGCATCGCCGACTTCCCCGACGTGCCGACCTTCGCCGAGCTGGGACATCCGGAGCTGGTGGCGACCACCTGGTTCTCGCTGTCCGGCCCGGCCGGCCTGGACCCCGCCATCGTGCAGCGCCTGAACACCGAGGTGCGGCGCATCCTGAAACTGCCCGACGTGCGCAAGCGCCTGCTGGCCGAGGGCATCGAGCCGAACGACCTCGACCCGCAGCAGAGCACGGCCTATATCGCGTCCGAGATCAAGCGCTGGGCGCCGGTGGTGAAGGCGACGGGCGCCAGCGTCAACTAG
- a CDS encoding MFS transporter has protein sequence MSMLNQVGLKGSRMLIALDALALKADPVTIGFLISTYAVFPLMMAVYAGRLTDRIGVRWPMLFGSLGMTAGLLIPWAWPSLEALFVAALVLGAGNIFFHVSCHNLVGSIDGAGSRTKNFGTFSLGASVSGMLGPVLVGFMVDGAGYGWTFVTLAGIVFLPVFLLLLYPHFIPRVVQVKHDPDAGGVRELLADRALRNTLITSGLIITAIDLFNFYMPIYGRAVGLSASTIGWVIGMQAAAAFVVRLWMPRLARRHGETRVLTWSLLMAGATYLLFPMFDQPLVMGAISFLLGLGLGCGQPLSIVLTYNNAPPARIGEALGIRLAVNKFTQISVPIVFGTLGTSFGIVPVFWSNAALLLVGGALTARARAAPGKEH, from the coding sequence ATGTCCATGCTGAACCAGGTCGGCCTGAAGGGCAGCCGGATGCTCATCGCCCTCGATGCGCTCGCGCTGAAGGCCGATCCCGTGACCATCGGCTTCCTGATCTCGACCTATGCGGTGTTCCCCTTGATGATGGCGGTGTACGCGGGACGCCTGACCGACCGTATCGGCGTGCGCTGGCCCATGCTGTTCGGCTCGCTGGGGATGACGGCCGGGCTCCTGATTCCCTGGGCCTGGCCGTCGCTGGAGGCCTTGTTCGTGGCGGCCCTGGTGCTTGGCGCGGGCAATATCTTCTTTCATGTCTCCTGCCATAACCTGGTCGGCTCCATCGATGGCGCCGGCAGCCGCACGAAGAACTTCGGCACCTTCAGCCTGGGCGCTTCGGTGTCGGGCATGCTCGGCCCGGTCCTGGTCGGCTTCATGGTCGACGGCGCCGGCTATGGCTGGACCTTCGTCACGCTGGCCGGCATCGTGTTCCTGCCCGTTTTCCTGCTGCTGCTGTATCCGCATTTCATCCCGCGCGTGGTGCAGGTCAAGCACGATCCGGATGCCGGCGGCGTGCGCGAACTGCTGGCCGACCGCGCCTTGCGCAACACGCTCATCACGAGCGGATTGATCATCACGGCGATCGACCTGTTCAACTTCTACATGCCGATCTACGGCCGCGCGGTGGGCCTGTCGGCATCGACCATCGGCTGGGTGATCGGCATGCAGGCGGCGGCCGCCTTCGTGGTGCGCCTGTGGATGCCGCGGCTGGCGCGGCGCCATGGCGAAACCCGGGTGCTGACCTGGTCGCTGCTCATGGCGGGCGCGACCTACCTGCTGTTCCCGATGTTCGACCAGCCGCTGGTCATGGGCGCGATCTCCTTCCTGCTCGGACTCGGACTGGGTTGCGGGCAGCCGTTGTCGATCGTCCTCACCTACAACAACGCCCCGCCGGCGCGCATCGGCGAAGCATTGGGCATCCGCCTCGCGGTCAACAAGTTCACGCAAATCAGCGTGCCGATCGTGTTCGGCACGCTGGGCACCTCGTTCGGCATCGTTCCGGTGTTCTGGTCCAACGCGGCCCTGCTGCTGGTGGGCGGCGCGCTCACCGCGCGCGCCCGCGCCGCGCCGGGCAAGGAGCATTGA
- a CDS encoding ABC transporter substrate-binding protein, which yields MAKLQLSVAMGDYDRTRALLDASVQIDGVDPVYMTLSPEETFFRAFRNVEFDISEMSFSSYLVKLAAGDCPYVAVPVFLSRAFRHTAIHVRKDRIKRPQDLKGRRIGVPEYQLTANVWARAILQDDYGVSPADVTWVRGGIDEPGRPEKIKLRLPPDVRMVDAPEGDTISAMLDRGDIDGFMAPRPPGGAAATNPDIGWLFDDPTAEAKDYYKRTGVFPIMHVVGVRKELAAQHPWLPGAVLKAFEQAKAAALDKLADTSATKVTLPFVEEQLKAARESMGHDYWSYGVAPNRATLEAFVRHHHAQGLSARQVAVDEIFHPATYESFKI from the coding sequence TTGGCCAAGCTGCAGCTATCCGTCGCGATGGGCGACTACGACCGGACCCGCGCCTTGCTGGACGCAAGCGTGCAGATCGACGGCGTCGATCCGGTGTACATGACCTTGTCGCCCGAAGAGACTTTCTTCCGCGCCTTCCGCAACGTCGAATTCGACATCAGCGAGATGTCGTTCTCGAGCTACCTGGTCAAGCTGGCGGCCGGGGACTGTCCTTACGTCGCAGTGCCGGTATTCCTGTCGCGCGCTTTCCGCCACACGGCGATCCACGTGCGCAAGGACCGCATCAAGCGTCCGCAAGATCTCAAAGGGCGTCGGATCGGCGTGCCCGAATACCAGCTCACCGCCAATGTCTGGGCGCGCGCGATCCTGCAGGACGACTATGGCGTGAGCCCGGCCGACGTGACCTGGGTGCGCGGCGGCATCGACGAGCCGGGACGGCCCGAGAAGATCAAGCTGCGCCTGCCGCCCGACGTGCGGATGGTCGACGCGCCCGAGGGCGACACCATCTCGGCCATGCTCGACCGCGGCGACATCGACGGCTTCATGGCGCCGCGCCCGCCCGGCGGCGCCGCCGCCACCAACCCGGACATCGGCTGGCTGTTCGACGATCCGACCGCCGAGGCCAAGGACTATTACAAGCGCACCGGCGTGTTCCCGATCATGCACGTGGTCGGCGTGCGCAAGGAGCTGGCGGCGCAGCATCCCTGGCTGCCGGGCGCGGTGCTGAAAGCCTTCGAGCAGGCCAAGGCGGCGGCGCTGGACAAGCTGGCCGATACCTCGGCGACCAAGGTCACCCTGCCGTTCGTCGAAGAGCAGCTCAAGGCGGCGCGCGAATCGATGGGGCACGATTACTGGTCCTACGGCGTAGCGCCGAACCGCGCGACGCTCGAGGCCTTCGTGCGCCACCACCACGCCCAGGGCCTGTCGGCGCGTCAGGTGGCGGTCGACGAGATCTTCCACCCCGCGACCTACGAGTCTTTCAAGATCTGA
- a CDS encoding chromate transporter, with product MTSLLWKIALVFAPLSLLSFGGGQAIIADIRLQTVVLNGWFTNQQFADLFAISRATPGPNTLIASLIGWQLAGPAGMLVATLAMFIPSSLVFVAVTSVWHRHSGSPWRKAVEQGLAPVAVGLIFAGALTILQALHLSLLGWTTTLVAAGVLYYTRTNPYLMIFLVAATYLAVFFMF from the coding sequence ATGACTAGCCTGCTGTGGAAGATCGCGCTCGTGTTCGCGCCGCTGTCGCTGCTGTCGTTCGGCGGCGGGCAGGCCATCATCGCCGATATCCGGCTGCAGACGGTGGTGCTCAACGGCTGGTTCACCAACCAGCAGTTTGCCGACCTGTTCGCGATCTCGCGCGCGACGCCGGGCCCCAACACCCTGATCGCCTCGCTGATCGGCTGGCAGCTTGCCGGACCGGCCGGCATGCTGGTGGCGACGCTGGCGATGTTCATCCCGTCGTCGCTGGTATTCGTCGCCGTGACCTCAGTCTGGCACCGGCACAGCGGCTCGCCCTGGCGCAAGGCCGTCGAGCAGGGGCTGGCCCCGGTGGCGGTCGGCCTGATCTTCGCCGGCGCGCTGACGATCCTGCAAGCGCTGCACCTGTCGCTGCTCGGCTGGACCACGACGCTGGTCGCCGCCGGCGTGCTGTACTACACCAGGACCAATCCCTACCTGATGATCTTCCTGGTGGCCGCGACCTATCTCGCCGTTTTCTTCATGTTCTGA